In Frondihabitans sp. PAMC 28766, a genomic segment contains:
- the radA gene encoding DNA repair protein RadA, whose amino-acid sequence MARVTSTFRCTECGWTSIKWVGRCAECQTWGSVVDTAAATASSRGVTPIRVNADRAARPITEVATDSVAHWPSGIAEFDRVLGGGIVPGAAILLSGEPGVGKSTLLLEVASRAAAQGARVLYVTAEESASQVRLRAQRTGAMNPNLFLAAEVDLAVILGQIEQTDPQLVIVDSVQTVSSSASDGLAGGPSQVREVASTLVRVSKDRNVPILIVGHVTKDGSIAGPRLLEHLVDVVCQFEGDRQTALRFVRAQKNRFGPTDEVGCFEMTGDGIAEVADPSGLFMSRSGAPVSGTCITVSMEGRRALPVEIQALIVGSSAPQPRRVVNGVDASRVAMLLAVLERRAGIRLGDADVYVSTVGGIKITEPGADLAIALALASASREMAYPHTLAAIGEISLAGEIRPVASAKQRASEARRLGFTQLVDAESGHLREALRRAFGAASTERDRELDAAF is encoded by the coding sequence ATGGCACGAGTCACCTCCACCTTCCGCTGCACCGAGTGCGGCTGGACGTCGATCAAGTGGGTCGGCCGCTGCGCCGAGTGCCAGACCTGGGGCTCCGTCGTCGACACTGCGGCCGCGACGGCCTCGAGCCGGGGTGTGACGCCTATCAGGGTCAACGCCGATCGCGCCGCGCGGCCCATCACCGAGGTCGCGACCGACAGCGTCGCCCACTGGCCGAGCGGCATCGCCGAGTTCGACCGGGTGCTCGGTGGGGGCATCGTGCCGGGCGCCGCGATCCTGCTCTCGGGTGAGCCCGGCGTCGGCAAGTCGACCCTGCTGCTCGAAGTGGCATCGCGCGCTGCGGCCCAGGGTGCGCGCGTGCTCTACGTCACCGCCGAGGAGAGCGCCTCGCAGGTGCGTCTCCGCGCTCAGCGCACGGGTGCCATGAACCCCAACCTCTTCCTGGCGGCCGAAGTCGACCTCGCCGTGATCCTGGGCCAGATCGAGCAGACCGACCCGCAGCTCGTCATCGTCGACTCGGTGCAGACGGTGTCGTCGTCGGCGAGCGACGGCCTCGCCGGTGGGCCGTCTCAGGTGCGCGAGGTGGCATCCACTCTGGTGAGGGTGTCGAAGGATCGCAACGTGCCGATCCTGATCGTCGGTCACGTCACGAAAGACGGCAGCATCGCCGGCCCGCGGCTGCTCGAGCACCTCGTCGACGTGGTGTGCCAGTTCGAAGGCGACCGCCAGACGGCGCTGCGCTTCGTGCGGGCGCAGAAGAACCGCTTCGGCCCGACCGACGAGGTCGGCTGCTTCGAGATGACCGGCGACGGCATCGCCGAGGTCGCCGACCCCTCCGGGCTGTTCATGTCGCGCAGCGGCGCCCCGGTCAGTGGCACCTGCATCACCGTCTCGATGGAGGGGCGGCGTGCGCTGCCCGTCGAGATCCAGGCGCTGATCGTCGGCAGCTCGGCCCCGCAGCCGCGCCGCGTCGTCAACGGGGTCGACGCGTCGCGCGTCGCGATGCTGCTCGCCGTGCTCGAGCGCCGCGCCGGCATCCGCCTCGGCGACGCCGACGTCTACGTCTCGACCGTCGGCGGCATCAAGATCACCGAGCCTGGCGCCGACCTCGCCATCGCCCTGGCACTCGCCAGCGCCAGCCGCGAGATGGCCTACCCCCACACGCTCGCCGCCATCGGCGAGATCAGCCTGGCCGGCGAGATCCGGCCCGTCGCCTCGGCGAAGCAGCGCGCCTCGGAGGCGCGGCGGCTCGGCTTCACCCAGCTCGTCGACGCCGAATCGGGTCACCTGCGCGAGGCGCTGCGCCGCGCCTTCGGCGCCGCCTCGACCGAGCGCGACCGCGAGCTCGACGCCGCGTTCTAG
- a CDS encoding MFS transporter → MSELAVLARIAPFRWLALGTAISRLGSSIAPVALAFAVLDLTHSAASLGLVVGARSAATLVFLLIGGTLADRVPRGILLAGSSVASAVTQAIVGVTLLGHAETVPLLAGMSALNGAFSALSGPAAAGLVPLTVSTELLPSANAVSRLLSNAASVVGLAFAGIVVALIGSGGAIVVDAITFGVGAGCFALLRLDRSVRTTRAGFVRELLAGWTAFAERRWVWATVAAFFLANAAFVGGIVVLGPTYADATIGRGAWGFFLAAEAVGYVAGGFIALRVRPRRYLAVGLVCAMAWSLPLFALAAHAPLPVLLAASFAGGLGVEQFGVAWSTSLQEHVPIGLLSRVSSYDQLGSFLAIPIGQVLAGPVSLRLGLPVTLGAAGLLLVVALAGALCFAEVRGLRTTTREKTATG, encoded by the coding sequence GTGAGCGAATTAGCCGTGCTGGCCCGGATCGCGCCCTTCCGGTGGCTCGCGCTGGGCACCGCGATCAGCCGGCTCGGCTCGTCGATCGCGCCTGTCGCACTGGCCTTCGCCGTGCTCGACCTGACACATTCGGCGGCGAGCCTGGGGCTGGTGGTGGGGGCGCGTTCGGCCGCGACACTGGTCTTCCTCCTGATCGGAGGGACGCTGGCCGATCGCGTGCCGCGTGGCATCCTGCTGGCAGGATCCAGCGTGGCCAGCGCTGTCACCCAGGCGATCGTCGGCGTCACCCTGCTCGGTCACGCCGAGACCGTGCCATTGCTCGCCGGCATGTCGGCGCTGAACGGGGCCTTCTCGGCGCTGAGCGGCCCGGCGGCGGCGGGGCTGGTGCCGCTGACCGTGTCGACCGAGCTGCTGCCGTCGGCGAACGCCGTGTCGCGGCTGCTCTCGAACGCAGCGTCGGTCGTCGGCCTGGCGTTCGCCGGCATCGTCGTGGCCCTGATCGGCTCGGGGGGCGCCATCGTCGTCGATGCGATCACGTTCGGAGTCGGGGCGGGCTGCTTCGCGCTTCTCCGTCTCGACCGGAGCGTGCGGACGACCCGAGCAGGCTTCGTGCGCGAGCTGTTGGCCGGGTGGACGGCCTTCGCCGAACGGAGGTGGGTGTGGGCGACGGTCGCTGCGTTCTTCCTGGCCAATGCCGCCTTCGTGGGCGGCATCGTCGTGCTCGGGCCGACCTACGCGGACGCGACGATCGGGCGCGGCGCCTGGGGCTTCTTCCTCGCCGCCGAAGCCGTGGGCTATGTCGCCGGGGGCTTCATCGCATTGCGCGTGCGGCCGCGTCGCTATCTCGCGGTCGGCCTGGTCTGCGCGATGGCGTGGTCGCTGCCTCTGTTCGCCCTGGCTGCTCACGCGCCGCTGCCGGTGCTGCTTGCGGCGTCCTTCGCCGGCGGCCTCGGGGTCGAGCAGTTCGGAGTCGCCTGGAGCACCTCGCTGCAAGAGCACGTGCCGATCGGGCTGCTCTCGCGGGTCAGCTCGTACGACCAGCTCGGCTCCTTCCTCGCGATTCCGATCGGCCAGGTGCTCGCGGGGCCGGTGAGCCTCCGGCTCGGGCTCCCGGTGACTCTCGGCGCGGCCGGGTTGCTGCTCGTCGTCGCGCTGGCCGGCGCGCTCTGCTTCGCCGAGGTGCGGGGTCTCCGCACGACCACCCGCGAGAAGACCGCTACGGGCTGA
- a CDS encoding GNAT family N-acetyltransferase: MRERDLPDLVRWRQSVPVDILQSDAVNPMSDERARTLMVDIAGNLGQTDTHRGFCVETIPEGDEPARLLGVVSLGQMTRQHRSAVFAIALDPDQGGHGYGQDATRTMVRYGFRELGLHRIELHVWSYNARALATYRKSGFVEEGRLRDVVFHDGRWHDEHIMSVLSTDDAL; the protein is encoded by the coding sequence TTGCGCGAGCGCGACCTTCCCGACCTCGTGCGGTGGCGGCAGTCGGTGCCCGTCGACATCCTGCAGTCCGACGCGGTCAACCCCATGTCGGACGAGCGGGCCCGCACTCTGATGGTCGACATCGCGGGCAACCTGGGCCAGACCGACACGCACCGCGGCTTCTGCGTCGAGACGATCCCCGAGGGTGACGAGCCCGCGCGGCTGCTGGGCGTCGTGTCGCTCGGCCAGATGACGCGGCAGCACCGTTCGGCCGTCTTCGCAATCGCCCTCGATCCTGACCAGGGCGGCCACGGGTACGGGCAGGATGCCACGCGCACGATGGTCCGCTACGGCTTCCGCGAGCTCGGCCTCCACCGCATCGAACTGCACGTCTGGTCGTACAACGCCCGGGCTCTCGCCACGTACCGCAAGAGCGGTTTCGTCGAGGAGGGGCGCCTCCGCGACGTCGTCTTCCATGACGGCCGCTGGCACGACGAGCACATCATGAGCGTGCTCAGCACCGACGACGCGTTGTAG
- a CDS encoding SseB family protein yields MASSTPAPEFRSAQLEDALAAQDVAAVAFALRHDVVVVPRLVTKRRDDEQVRVFGRENTDKRILLLFSSADAYAAMVPNEKTRLVMLYDAAKLRDFIEAHLDVIEQVFFDIAGPHTMAADPADLLRALRPVVGD; encoded by the coding sequence ATGGCCTCTTCCACCCCTGCACCCGAATTCCGCTCCGCCCAGCTCGAGGACGCCCTCGCGGCTCAGGATGTCGCGGCCGTCGCGTTCGCCCTGCGCCACGACGTCGTCGTCGTGCCGCGCCTCGTCACCAAGCGCCGCGACGACGAGCAGGTGCGGGTCTTCGGGCGCGAGAACACCGACAAGCGCATCCTGCTGCTGTTCTCGTCGGCCGATGCCTACGCCGCGATGGTGCCGAACGAGAAGACCCGGCTCGTGATGCTCTACGACGCCGCGAAGCTGCGCGACTTCATCGAGGCGCACCTCGACGTCATCGAGCAGGTGTTCTTCGACATCGCCGGGCCGCACACGATGGCCGCCGACCCCGCCGATCTGCTGCGGGCGTTGCGGCCTGTCGTCGGCGACTAG
- a CDS encoding amino-acid N-acetyltransferase: MTSSGISVRKALASDVPHIQRLIGPYVDRRILLGKDDVTLYGSIQQFRMAVDPSGVPIGCGALNVFWDDIAEVRTLALDSNWIRHGVGHKMLEGLEVDARALGIGRIFCLTFEVDFFTKHGYLEIGESVVSPEVYAELVRSSDEGVAEFLDLARVKPNTLGNTRMLKVLPAA; encoded by the coding sequence ATGACATCGTCAGGGATCTCGGTTCGCAAAGCGCTCGCCTCGGATGTCCCGCACATCCAGCGCCTGATCGGGCCCTACGTCGACCGTCGCATCCTGCTCGGCAAAGACGACGTCACGCTCTACGGCTCGATCCAGCAGTTCCGCATGGCCGTCGACCCGTCCGGCGTGCCGATCGGCTGCGGCGCCCTCAACGTCTTCTGGGACGACATCGCCGAGGTGCGCACGCTCGCCCTCGACTCCAACTGGATCCGGCACGGCGTCGGCCACAAGATGCTCGAAGGCCTCGAAGTCGACGCGCGAGCTCTCGGCATCGGCAGGATCTTCTGCCTCACCTTCGAGGTCGACTTCTTCACCAAGCACGGTTACCTCGAGATCGGCGAATCCGTCGTGTCGCCCGAGGTCTACGCCGAGCTCGTGCGGTCCTCCGACGAGGGTGTCGCCGAGTTCCTCGACCTGGCTCGGGTGAAGCCCAACACGCTGGGCAACACGCGCATGCTCAAGGTGCTGCCGGCGGCGTGA
- a CDS encoding serine protein kinase RIO — translation MTFSDDFVVPTFSDADPGDGQRWSTWPATTPTERGPRPFPDWVVTSAAAIDTELGIVKTGKEADVFLIERAVPPDVILTDGSAGSSVLAAKRYRSTETSDFHRGAQYREGRRTRNTRDGRAMARGSMHGREVQAGLWAWAEFEALGRMYERGVAVPYPVQISHTEILMEFIGDVSAGGGNVAAPRLAQTAADGAELWPLFEQVTEILIGFARAGYAHGDLSAYNLLVHHGRVVAIDLPQLVDVVSNPNGVALLERDCLNVSNWFARRGFAREPDQLLAECLGEVFGG, via the coding sequence TTGACTTTTTCCGACGATTTCGTCGTACCCACCTTCTCCGACGCCGACCCCGGCGACGGGCAGCGCTGGTCCACTTGGCCGGCGACAACCCCCACCGAACGCGGCCCCCGGCCCTTTCCTGACTGGGTCGTGACCAGCGCGGCCGCCATCGACACCGAGCTCGGCATCGTCAAGACGGGCAAAGAGGCTGACGTCTTCCTCATCGAACGCGCCGTCCCGCCCGACGTGATTCTGACCGACGGCAGCGCAGGATCCAGCGTGCTGGCCGCCAAGCGCTACCGCAGCACCGAGACGAGCGACTTCCACCGCGGCGCGCAGTACCGCGAAGGCCGGCGCACGCGCAACACGCGCGACGGCCGGGCGATGGCCCGTGGCTCGATGCACGGCCGCGAAGTGCAGGCCGGGCTCTGGGCCTGGGCCGAGTTCGAGGCACTCGGGCGCATGTACGAGCGGGGCGTGGCGGTGCCGTACCCGGTGCAGATCTCGCACACGGAGATCCTGATGGAGTTCATCGGCGATGTCTCGGCGGGCGGCGGCAACGTGGCGGCGCCGCGCCTGGCGCAGACCGCGGCCGACGGGGCCGAGCTGTGGCCGCTGTTCGAGCAGGTGACCGAGATCCTGATCGGGTTCGCTCGCGCCGGGTATGCGCACGGCGATCTGTCGGCCTACAACCTGCTGGTGCACCACGGTCGCGTCGTGGCGATCGACCTGCCACAGCTGGTCGACGTCGTCAGCAACCCGAACGGCGTCGCGCTGCTCGAGCGCGACTGCCTCAACGTGTCGAACTGGTTCGCGCGCCGCGGCTTCGCGCGCGAGCCGGATCAGCTGCTCGCCGAGTGCCTGGGGGAGGTGTTCGGCGGCTGA
- a CDS encoding ATP-dependent Clp protease ATP-binding subunit, with product MFERFTDRARRVVVLAQEEAKMLNHNYIGTEHILLGLIHEGEGVAAKALESLGISLDAVREQVQDIIGQGQQQPTGHIPFTPRAKKVLELSLREALQLGHNYIGTEHILLGLIREGEGVAAQVLVKLGADLNRVRQQVIQLLSGYQGKEAVAVGGETQAGPQGGSQVLDQFGRNLTQAARDNKLDPVIGREKEMERVMQILSRRSKNNPVLIGEPGVGKTAVVEGLAQAIVKGDVPETLKDKQLYSLDLGSLIAGSRYRGDFEERLKKVTKEIRTRGDIIVFIDEIHTLVGAGAAEGAIDAASILKPLLARGELQTIGATTLDEYRKHFEKDAALERRFQPVQVHEPSLPHAINILKGLRDKYEAFHKVSITDGAIVAAANLADRYVADRFLPDKAIDLIDEAGARLRLSILSAPPELRDFDEKIAVVRGQKEAAIEDQDFEKAASLRDEEKKLLGERLRLEKQWRSGDVGASGTVDEGVIAEVLAQATGIPVFKLTEEETSRLVFMEKALHQRVIGQEQAIAALSKTIRRTRAGLKDPKRPSGSFIFAGPTGVGKTELAKALAEFLFDDENALISLDMSEYGEKHTVSRLFGAPPGFVGFEEGGQLTEKVRRKPFSVVLFDEIEKAHPDIFNSLLQVLEEGRLTDGQGRVVDFKNTVIIMTTNLGTKDITGGPVGFQIEGDTATSYERMRSKVTEELKKHFKPEFLNRVDETIVFPQLTQGELLQIVDLFIKRLSDRLLDRDMTAELSLAAKEQLIKIGFDPSLGARPLRRAIQHEVEDQLSEHILQGELNAGDHVKVGYVDGKFTFETGRQPGREEVLVGEPGEIEA from the coding sequence ATGTTCGAGAGATTCACCGACCGTGCCCGTCGCGTTGTCGTCCTCGCTCAAGAAGAAGCGAAGATGCTCAACCACAACTACATCGGCACCGAGCACATCCTGCTCGGTCTCATCCACGAGGGCGAAGGCGTCGCCGCCAAGGCGCTCGAGTCTCTGGGCATCTCGCTCGACGCCGTCCGCGAGCAGGTCCAGGACATCATCGGCCAGGGTCAGCAGCAGCCGACCGGCCACATCCCCTTCACGCCCCGCGCGAAGAAGGTCCTCGAGCTGTCCCTGCGCGAAGCGCTCCAACTCGGGCACAACTACATCGGCACCGAGCACATCCTGCTCGGCCTCATTCGCGAAGGCGAAGGCGTGGCCGCCCAGGTTCTCGTCAAGCTCGGCGCAGACCTCAACCGAGTTCGCCAGCAGGTCATCCAGCTGCTCTCGGGATACCAGGGCAAGGAGGCGGTTGCAGTGGGCGGAGAAACTCAGGCTGGGCCGCAGGGTGGGTCGCAGGTCCTCGACCAGTTCGGTCGAAACCTCACTCAGGCTGCGCGCGACAACAAGCTCGACCCGGTGATCGGGCGCGAGAAGGAGATGGAGCGGGTCATGCAGATCCTGTCCCGTCGATCGAAGAACAACCCTGTTCTGATCGGCGAGCCGGGCGTCGGCAAGACCGCGGTCGTCGAGGGCCTCGCCCAGGCGATCGTCAAGGGCGACGTGCCCGAGACGCTGAAAGACAAGCAGCTCTACTCGCTCGACCTCGGGTCGCTGATCGCAGGATCGCGATACCGTGGCGACTTCGAGGAGCGCCTCAAGAAGGTCACCAAAGAGATCCGCACCCGCGGCGACATCATCGTCTTCATCGACGAGATCCACACCCTCGTCGGTGCGGGCGCTGCCGAGGGCGCGATCGACGCCGCGAGCATCCTGAAGCCCCTCCTCGCTCGTGGCGAACTCCAGACCATCGGCGCCACCACGCTCGACGAGTACCGCAAGCACTTCGAGAAGGACGCCGCCCTCGAGCGACGCTTCCAGCCCGTCCAGGTGCACGAGCCCTCGCTGCCTCACGCGATCAACATCCTCAAGGGGCTGCGCGACAAGTACGAGGCCTTTCACAAGGTGTCCATCACCGACGGCGCCATCGTCGCCGCGGCGAACCTCGCCGACCGCTACGTGGCCGACCGCTTCCTGCCCGACAAGGCCATCGACCTGATCGACGAGGCTGGTGCACGCCTCCGTCTCTCGATCCTGTCGGCCCCGCCGGAGCTGCGCGACTTCGACGAGAAGATCGCCGTCGTCCGCGGCCAGAAGGAGGCCGCGATCGAAGACCAGGACTTCGAGAAGGCGGCTTCGCTGCGCGACGAAGAGAAGAAACTGCTCGGTGAGCGCCTGCGCCTCGAGAAGCAGTGGCGTTCGGGCGACGTCGGAGCCTCGGGCACCGTCGACGAGGGCGTCATCGCCGAGGTGCTGGCTCAGGCCACGGGCATCCCCGTGTTCAAGCTCACCGAAGAGGAGACCTCGCGTCTCGTCTTCATGGAGAAAGCGCTGCACCAGCGCGTCATCGGGCAGGAGCAGGCCATCGCGGCCCTCTCCAAGACGATCCGCCGCACCCGTGCCGGTCTGAAAGACCCGAAGCGCCCCTCCGGCTCGTTCATCTTCGCCGGTCCCACCGGTGTCGGGAAGACCGAGCTCGCCAAGGCGCTCGCCGAGTTCTTGTTCGACGACGAGAACGCTCTCATCAGCCTCGACATGTCGGAGTACGGCGAGAAGCACACCGTCTCGCGTCTGTTCGGTGCCCCTCCCGGGTTCGTCGGCTTCGAAGAGGGCGGCCAGCTGACCGAGAAGGTGCGCCGCAAGCCGTTCTCGGTGGTGCTGTTCGACGAGATCGAGAAGGCCCACCCCGACATCTTCAACTCGCTCCTCCAGGTGCTGGAGGAAGGGCGTCTGACGGATGGCCAGGGTCGCGTCGTCGACTTCAAGAACACGGTCATCATCATGACGACCAACCTCGGCACGAAGGACATCACCGGCGGACCCGTCGGATTCCAGATCGAGGGCGACACGGCCACGTCCTACGAGCGCATGCGCTCGAAGGTGACCGAAGAGCTGAAGAAGCACTTCAAGCCGGAGTTCTTGAACCGCGTCGACGAGACGATCGTCTTCCCGCAACTCACCCAGGGCGAACTGCTGCAGATCGTCGACCTCTTCATCAAGCGTCTGTCGGACCGCCTGCTCGACCGCGACATGACCGCCGAGCTCTCGCTCGCGGCCAAAGAGCAGCTCATCAAGATCGGGTTCGACCCGTCCCTCGGTGCGCGGCCCCTGCGTCGTGCGATCCAGCACGAAGTCGAAGACCAGCTGTCCGAGCACATCCTGCAGGGTGAGCTCAACGCGGGCGACCACGTCAAGGTCGGCTACGTCGACGGCAAGTTCACCTTCGAGACCGGGCGTCAGCCGGGCCGTGAAGAGGTCCTGGTCGGCGAGCCGGGCGAGATCGAAGCCTAG
- a CDS encoding NAD(+)/NADH kinase encodes MSPYVVGLIPHPTKTVMPSIDVLRSWQEKSDSRLIALRDDASRVGADVELVDEEEFVERVDVVVALGGDGTMLGAMRLVANRPVPVLGVNYGNVGFLVEIEPNELPGVLEALHDGDFSLESHHAIEVIVSSTGFEASFLAFNDLSVTRRPGQGVVTADLMVEGTPYGYFKADSVVVSTPAGSTAYNYAAGGPVVSPAVAATIVTPVAPMAGIDRSIVLGPKELLKFVIGKGTYSAALELDGRVVSDVGEGAVIKVRLREDAGIVARLDAGRHGRRGRLKLSLMDLPLREDQLLELVPPEVRARFVRQR; translated from the coding sequence ATGTCCCCGTATGTCGTCGGCCTGATCCCCCACCCCACCAAGACCGTGATGCCGTCGATCGACGTGCTGCGATCCTGGCAGGAGAAGAGCGACAGCCGGCTCATCGCGCTGAGAGACGACGCGAGCCGGGTCGGGGCGGATGTCGAGCTGGTCGACGAGGAGGAGTTCGTCGAGCGGGTCGACGTGGTCGTCGCGCTGGGCGGCGACGGCACGATGCTGGGCGCCATGAGGCTCGTCGCGAACCGCCCGGTGCCGGTGCTCGGGGTCAACTACGGCAATGTCGGCTTTCTGGTCGAGATCGAGCCGAACGAGCTCCCCGGTGTGCTCGAGGCGCTGCACGACGGCGACTTCTCGCTCGAGTCGCACCACGCGATCGAGGTGATCGTGTCGTCGACCGGCTTCGAGGCGTCGTTCCTGGCGTTCAACGACCTCTCCGTCACCCGCCGCCCGGGTCAGGGCGTCGTGACCGCCGACCTGATGGTCGAGGGCACACCGTACGGCTACTTCAAGGCCGACTCGGTCGTCGTGTCGACACCGGCAGGATCGACGGCGTACAACTACGCCGCGGGCGGCCCGGTGGTCAGCCCCGCGGTCGCGGCGACCATCGTCACGCCGGTGGCGCCCATGGCCGGCATCGACCGCTCGATCGTGCTGGGCCCGAAAGAGCTGCTGAAGTTCGTGATCGGCAAGGGCACCTACTCGGCAGCCCTCGAGCTCGACGGCCGCGTCGTGTCCGACGTGGGCGAGGGAGCCGTCATCAAGGTGCGCTTGCGCGAGGACGCCGGGATCGTGGCGCGGCTGGACGCCGGTCGCCACGGCCGCAGGGGCCGGCTGAAGCTCAGCCTGATGGACCTGCCGCTGCGCGAGGACCAGCTGCTCGAGCTGGTGCCACCGGAGGTGCGGGCGCGGTTCGTGCGGCAGCGCTGA
- a CDS encoding alpha/beta fold hydrolase produces MAIVSSIDLADGRRLDYRVSGPEGGLPFVFHHGTPGSLEPTRAMEQAVHARGLRLVTTSRPGYGSSSRNAGRRVVDVVPDIQAVLAEIGSTESVVAGWSGGGPHSLACAARLPGVRSALVIAGVAPSTADDLVFLDGMGDDNLEKFGAALNGESHLRPYLEAARPGLVDVAPGDIVTEMESLLPPADQAVLTDEFAEDSAAGFHEGLRVGVDGWLDDDLAFIEEWGFTLDEITVPTFLWQGTEDLMVPVAHGRWFESHLPQAHVTILPGEGHLSLALGAFDRMLDGLLDAASL; encoded by the coding sequence ATGGCCATCGTGAGCAGCATCGACCTCGCCGACGGGCGCCGCCTCGACTACCGCGTGAGCGGGCCGGAGGGCGGGCTTCCGTTCGTCTTCCACCACGGCACTCCGGGCTCGCTCGAACCGACCCGCGCGATGGAGCAGGCGGTGCACGCGCGCGGCCTCCGCCTCGTCACGACGTCGCGACCCGGCTACGGCTCGTCCAGCCGCAACGCCGGTCGCCGCGTCGTCGACGTCGTGCCCGACATCCAAGCGGTGCTCGCCGAGATCGGCAGCACCGAGTCGGTCGTCGCCGGCTGGTCGGGCGGCGGCCCGCACTCTCTCGCCTGCGCTGCGCGCCTGCCCGGCGTGCGCTCGGCGCTGGTGATCGCGGGTGTCGCCCCGAGCACGGCCGACGACCTCGTCTTCCTCGACGGGATGGGCGACGACAACCTCGAGAAGTTCGGCGCGGCACTCAACGGCGAGAGCCATCTGCGCCCCTACCTCGAGGCGGCCAGGCCCGGGCTCGTCGACGTGGCCCCGGGCGACATCGTCACCGAGATGGAGTCGCTGCTGCCGCCCGCCGACCAGGCGGTGCTCACCGACGAGTTCGCCGAAGACTCCGCCGCCGGGTTCCACGAGGGTCTGCGCGTCGGCGTCGACGGCTGGCTCGACGACGACCTGGCCTTCATCGAGGAGTGGGGTTTCACCCTCGACGAGATCACGGTGCCGACCTTCCTCTGGCAGGGCACCGAAGACCTCATGGTGCCGGTGGCGCACGGGCGCTGGTTCGAGAGCCACCTGCCCCAGGCCCACGTCACGATCCTGCCGGGCGAAGGCCACCTGTCGCTCGCCCTCGGGGCGTTCGACCGCATGCTCGACGGCCTGCTCGACGCGGCCTCGCTCTGA
- a CDS encoding metallophosphoesterase: MPQPGAGFASVAVLSDIHGVLPALDRVLAEPAVQRADVIVVTGDHTWGPQPTGVLDRLVSLGERVLLVRGNADRELLQMSEGQDVGLADDPLSVWGAAQLTSRHRELLRAMPTRVTLEILGFGPALFCHATPRDDAEVVLVDSRPERWADVFADLPVEVGTVVCGHTHMPFVREVDGRLVVNPGSVGLPYGRPGGHWAVLEAGAVTLGCTPLDVDEVIREVLASSTFPGATAWLDEALRTPAGDFEALAEFGPRDGRLSP, encoded by the coding sequence ATGCCTCAGCCGGGCGCCGGATTCGCGTCGGTCGCCGTCCTCTCCGACATCCACGGCGTGCTGCCCGCCCTCGATCGCGTGCTCGCCGAGCCCGCCGTGCAGCGCGCCGACGTCATCGTCGTCACCGGCGATCACACCTGGGGGCCGCAGCCGACCGGGGTGCTCGATCGGCTCGTCTCGCTCGGCGAGCGAGTCCTGCTGGTGCGCGGCAACGCCGACCGCGAGCTGCTGCAGATGTCCGAGGGGCAGGACGTCGGGCTGGCCGACGACCCCCTCTCGGTGTGGGGTGCGGCGCAGCTGACGAGTCGCCACCGAGAGCTACTGCGGGCGATGCCGACGCGGGTCACTCTCGAGATCCTGGGCTTCGGGCCCGCGCTCTTCTGCCACGCGACACCGCGCGACGACGCCGAGGTCGTGCTGGTCGACAGTCGCCCCGAGCGCTGGGCGGACGTCTTCGCCGATCTGCCCGTCGAGGTGGGGACGGTGGTGTGCGGGCACACGCACATGCCTTTCGTCCGCGAGGTCGACGGGCGGCTCGTGGTCAATCCGGGCAGCGTGGGGTTGCCGTACGGCCGGCCGGGCGGCCACTGGGCCGTGCTCGAGGCCGGGGCGGTGACGCTCGGGTGCACTCCGCTCGACGTCGACGAGGTGATCCGCGAGGTGCTTGCCTCGTCGACCTTCCCCGGCGCCACGGCGTGGCTCGACGAGGCCCTCCGCACGCCGGCCGGCGACTTCGAGGCGCTGGCCGAGTTCGGCCCGAGGGACGGGCGACTCAGCCCGTAG